A stretch of the Methanobacterium veterum genome encodes the following:
- the rtcA gene encoding RNA 3'-terminal phosphate cyclase translates to MIEIDGSHGEGGGALLRISTALSALNVKPIHITNIRANRPKSGLMPQHLNAVKAVAGLSNARVEGLEIESKELFFYPEEVKGGNYNIDVKTAGSVTLVLQAFMIPAVFADAPVNIKIRGGTDVRWSPPVNYLQHVTLPVLRSMGYNAELDIICRGHYPRGGGIINVKINPVKKLNPINISELKVDKIRGISHAVKLPEHVAVRQAESAEKVLKANGFDAEIEIEHSDNTSGPGSGIVLWTEGNTRVGGSSIGERGVRAEKVGEKAAEELLYHISRGAAADKYIGDQIIPYMAIAGKSKVKTAELTLHAVTNIFVTEKIMDKKFDVDGEVGEPAIIKIS, encoded by the coding sequence ATGATTGAAATAGATGGATCTCATGGAGAAGGAGGGGGAGCTCTTTTACGCATATCTACAGCATTATCTGCTTTAAACGTGAAACCTATTCACATAACTAATATTCGTGCAAATAGGCCTAAATCGGGTTTAATGCCTCAACATTTAAATGCTGTAAAGGCTGTTGCAGGTTTATCTAATGCACGTGTTGAAGGGCTTGAAATAGAGTCAAAAGAACTATTTTTTTATCCTGAAGAGGTAAAGGGTGGAAATTATAATATTGACGTTAAAACTGCTGGAAGCGTTACTTTAGTCCTCCAGGCATTTATGATACCTGCCGTATTTGCAGATGCACCTGTAAACATTAAAATACGCGGGGGTACAGATGTGAGGTGGTCCCCTCCTGTAAATTATCTTCAGCATGTTACTCTCCCTGTTTTAAGATCAATGGGATATAATGCAGAATTAGATATAATTTGCAGGGGCCATTATCCTCGTGGTGGGGGTATCATTAATGTTAAAATAAACCCTGTGAAAAAATTAAATCCGATTAATATCAGTGAGTTAAAGGTAGATAAAATAAGGGGAATATCCCATGCTGTAAAACTGCCGGAACACGTTGCAGTAAGACAGGCTGAAAGTGCAGAAAAAGTTCTTAAAGCAAATGGATTTGACGCGGAAATTGAAATTGAACATTCGGATAATACATCTGGGCCAGGATCTGGTATTGTTCTCTGGACAGAAGGAAATACTAGAGTTGGTGGAAGTTCCATTGGTGAAAGAGGAGTAAGAGCAGAAAAAGTTGGCGAAAAAGCAGCAGAAGAACTTTTATATCATATATCCCGTGGAGCTGCAGCTGATAAATATATTGGAGATCAAATTATACCTTATATGGCCATAGCAGGTAAATCCAAGGTAAAAACTGCAGAGTTGACTTTACATGCTGTTACTAATATATTCGTAACAGAAAAAATAATGGACAAGAAATTTGACGTTGATGGGGAAGTAGGCGAACCTGCAATTATTAAAATAAGTTGA
- a CDS encoding PAS domain-containing sensor histidine kinase, translating into MIFKETDIKFREIFLKSPIGILFYDKEGKLIAANQSAKEIAGIPESEDVSVNLFNNPDVVSRKEKLIGEGVIKFQSQINFEDMGEAGYYDPTRSGTAYLDFTISAVDSGYLVQIQDITERKKIEERLTENEKKYRELVENANSIILKMDKKGRITFFNEFAEKFFGFNKEKIMGKNVIGTIVPETESSGRNLRELINLIVSDPESHINMENENITHDKRRVWVSWTNKGIYDDEGNVTGVLSIGTDITKRKDAENAFKHLMFEASKSKNLILKELQEAHNNLELKVKKRTRELNESNHALRKEIQERKHAEEALIKSRNYLDKIINSIADPVFVKDKQHYWILLNDAYCKLMGYSREELLGKSDYDFFPSHEADVFWEKDEEVFKTGVENVNEEEFTDSEGNVHILVTKKTLYTDISGEKYIVASIKDITELKKTENNLRQSERKLTLAMDMAKLAYWEYDVSLDLFTFDDRFYKLYGTTADHEGGSKMSSEEYAQKFLPPEESHLVNEEMTKALKTDDPDFFGQVEHTIIRADGEKRFIIVRYGVIKNDEGRTIKTYGANQDITELKKAEAALKDSEAKFRGIFDNATDMISLIEGSKDGKYTRYIEVNNAGIKRLGYSKDEFLNMGPFDIDEGLETPENMKKLSKEGHVRFETVHVAKNGIKIPVEVIIHFINRNATDVALEISRDITERKKADYELKKSEQKYRTLFNSSPDSTILIRTDGNLMDVNHAAQEVTGVSKKDLIGKNFTELDLLLDEEMPLHIEKVSQVLRGKNLKPYESRFIDKNGKIHYVETYLKALKKDEEIFAFNVIAHDITERKKAEEKLRETIEELERSNYELQQFAYITSHDLQEPLRTIASFTQLLERRYSGQLDSDADEFIEFIVDAAVRMKEMIQGLLEYSRVGTQKVEFKEVDMNTELEQALFNLHALINKNKAEITHVHLPNVMADPAQIVRVFQNLISNAIKFRKSDEPPKIHVSCQIDKENNEYIFSVADNGIGIEKEYKDKIFEVFKRLHAMGKYEGTGIGLSVVKRIIEQYDGRIWVESELGMGSTFYFTLPFTHSKDI; encoded by the coding sequence ATTATATTTAAAGAAACTGATATTAAATTCAGGGAAATTTTCTTGAAATCTCCAATAGGTATTTTATTTTATGATAAAGAAGGTAAATTGATCGCTGCAAATCAATCAGCTAAGGAGATAGCTGGAATTCCAGAATCAGAGGATGTAAGTGTAAATCTATTTAACAATCCTGATGTTGTTTCTAGGAAGGAAAAGCTGATCGGTGAAGGGGTAATTAAATTTCAGTCCCAAATAAATTTTGAAGATATGGGGGAGGCAGGATATTATGATCCTACCAGATCAGGGACTGCCTACTTAGATTTTACTATTTCTGCTGTTGATTCTGGGTATTTAGTGCAGATTCAGGATATTACTGAACGTAAAAAAATTGAAGAAAGATTAACGGAAAATGAAAAGAAATATCGTGAACTGGTTGAAAATGCCAATAGCATTATCCTTAAGATGGATAAAAAAGGACGAATTACATTTTTTAATGAATTTGCTGAGAAATTTTTTGGTTTTAATAAAGAAAAAATTATGGGAAAAAATGTTATTGGTACAATAGTTCCTGAAACTGAATCTTCGGGAAGAAATCTCAGAGAACTCATTAACCTGATTGTAAGTGATCCTGAATCCCATATTAATATGGAAAATGAGAATATAACTCATGATAAGAGAAGAGTTTGGGTTTCATGGACAAATAAAGGTATTTATGATGATGAGGGCAATGTTACAGGTGTTTTAAGTATTGGGACAGATATTACCAAGCGTAAAGACGCTGAAAATGCTTTCAAACATTTGATGTTTGAGGCCTCAAAATCAAAGAATTTAATTTTAAAAGAACTGCAGGAAGCCCATAATAATCTGGAATTAAAAGTAAAAAAGCGAACTAGAGAACTTAATGAGTCTAATCATGCGCTGCGAAAAGAAATTCAAGAACGCAAACATGCTGAAGAAGCTCTTATTAAATCGAGAAATTATCTTGATAAGATTATAAATTCAATCGCTGATCCAGTTTTTGTGAAGGATAAACAGCACTACTGGATTCTTTTAAACGATGCTTACTGCAAACTCATGGGCTATTCACGAGAAGAACTTCTGGGGAAATCAGATTATGATTTTTTTCCTTCTCATGAAGCGGATGTTTTCTGGGAGAAGGACGAAGAAGTGTTCAAAACTGGAGTGGAAAACGTTAATGAAGAAGAATTTACAGACTCTGAAGGAAATGTGCATATTCTTGTTACTAAAAAAACGTTATACACTGATATTTCTGGAGAAAAATATATAGTGGCAAGTATTAAGGATATAACAGAGCTTAAAAAGACTGAAAATAATTTACGCCAGAGTGAAAGGAAGCTAACATTGGCGATGGACATGGCTAAATTAGCTTACTGGGAGTATGATGTCAGTTTAGACTTGTTTACTTTTGATGATCGGTTTTATAAGTTGTATGGGACCACTGCTGACCATGAAGGAGGATCAAAAATGTCTTCTGAAGAATATGCCCAAAAATTTCTTCCTCCTGAAGAATCACACCTGGTAAATGAAGAAATGACCAAAGCTTTAAAGACTGATGATCCTGACTTTTTTGGACAGGTTGAACACACAATTATAAGGGCCGACGGTGAAAAACGTTTTATTATAGTCCGTTATGGAGTTATTAAGAACGATGAAGGTCGAACAATCAAAACTTACGGTGCAAATCAGGACATTACTGAACTTAAGAAAGCTGAAGCTGCTTTAAAAGATAGTGAAGCGAAGTTCCGCGGAATTTTCGATAATGCAACAGATATGATTAGTTTAATTGAAGGCAGCAAAGACGGCAAATATACACGATATATTGAAGTTAATAATGCCGGAATTAAGCGATTGGGTTATAGTAAGGATGAATTTTTAAATATGGGTCCTTTTGATATTGATGAAGGGCTTGAAACACCTGAAAATATGAAAAAGCTCTCTAAAGAGGGTCATGTCCGTTTTGAAACAGTTCACGTAGCTAAAAATGGAATAAAAATACCTGTGGAGGTTATTATCCATTTTATTAATCGCAATGCAACAGATGTTGCCCTTGAAATTTCTCGTGATATAACGGAGCGTAAAAAAGCAGATTATGAGCTTAAAAAGAGTGAACAAAAGTACAGAACCCTTTTTAATTCATCACCAGATTCTACAATACTTATAAGAACTGATGGGAATTTAATGGATGTAAACCATGCAGCACAGGAAGTTACAGGAGTATCTAAGAAAGATTTAATTGGAAAAAATTTTACAGAACTGGACTTATTGCTTGATGAAGAAATGCCGTTGCATATAGAAAAAGTTTCCCAAGTTTTGAGAGGAAAGAATTTAAAGCCGTATGAATCTCGATTTATTGATAAGAACGGCAAAATTCATTACGTTGAAACCTATTTAAAAGCATTAAAAAAGGATGAAGAAATATTTGCTTTTAATGTAATTGCGCATGATATTACTGAACGTAAAAAGGCGGAAGAGAAATTAAGAGAAACAATCGAAGAGTTGGAACGTTCTAATTATGAACTTCAGCAGTTTGCTTATATTACTTCCCATGATTTGCAGGAGCCTCTTAGAACCATTGCAAGTTTTACACAGCTTCTTGAAAGAAGATATAGTGGCCAACTAGATTCTGATGCGGATGAATTTATTGAATTTATAGTAGATGCTGCTGTTCGTATGAAAGAAATGATTCAGGGATTACTTGAATATTCTCGTGTTGGGACTCAAAAAGTTGAATTTAAAGAAGTAGATATGAATACTGAACTTGAGCAAGCTTTGTTTAATTTACATGCATTAATCAATAAAAATAAGGCTGAAATTACACATGTTCATCTTCCAAATGTAATGGCTGATCCTGCTCAGATAGTTAGAGTTTTCCAGAACTTAATTAGTAATGCCATTAAATTTAGAAAGTCTGATGAACCTCCAAAAATCCATGTCTCATGCCAGATAGATAAAGAAAATAATGAATATATTTTTTCTGTTGCAGATAATGGGATAGGGATAGAAAAAGAATATAAAGATAAAATTTTTGAAGTTTTTAAGCGGTTGCATGCAATGGGCAAATATGAAGGGACTGGAATAGGTTTATCTGTTGTTAAACGTATAATAGAGCAATATGATGGCAGAATTTGGGTTGAATCTGAACTGGGCATGGGTTCAACTTTTTATTTCACATTACCATTTACCCACTCAAAAGATATCTGA
- a CDS encoding biotin--[acetyl-CoA-carboxylase] ligase, translating into MKDKVLETLYEKKGEYISLDSIASKLEIPVAEVQEHVTSLKNEGYTIETSSTGELKLKEDLTLLLPHKLKDSLKTNYIGKEIHYFREVDSTNEVAKKLARNGAPEGTVVIAESQRRGKGRRGKKWISPLGGAWLSIILRPNTLPINAPQLTFIAGVAAAQTIKNEYGLDAGIKWPNDVLIDDKKVCGVLTEISTEIDTIDYIVTGIGIDANIDVNLLPSELQDTTTSLKSELNQDISRMILVQKFLGNFEAMYDEFNKGNFHEILKKWRQLSKTIGRQVEIRKGTEFVRGEAIGVNSKGALILELDDGTLRKIISGECRHI; encoded by the coding sequence ATGAAAGATAAAGTGTTAGAAACTCTTTATGAAAAAAAAGGCGAATATATCTCCCTTGACAGCATAGCTTCCAAACTTGAAATTCCAGTAGCAGAAGTGCAGGAACATGTAACATCGCTTAAAAATGAAGGATACACTATAGAAACATCCTCTACTGGAGAATTAAAGCTTAAAGAAGATCTAACCTTATTACTACCCCATAAACTTAAAGACAGCCTCAAAACCAATTACATTGGGAAAGAAATTCACTATTTTAGAGAAGTGGATTCCACAAACGAAGTTGCAAAAAAATTAGCCCGAAATGGCGCACCTGAAGGGACAGTTGTAATAGCAGAAAGTCAAAGGAGAGGAAAAGGCAGACGTGGAAAAAAATGGATATCTCCATTAGGCGGCGCGTGGTTGTCTATCATCCTGAGACCTAATACATTACCTATTAATGCACCCCAGTTAACATTTATAGCTGGTGTTGCAGCTGCACAGACCATAAAAAATGAATACGGACTTGATGCAGGTATAAAATGGCCAAATGATGTTTTAATAGATGATAAAAAAGTTTGCGGCGTATTAACTGAAATAAGCACTGAAATAGACACAATTGACTACATCGTTACAGGAATTGGAATCGATGCCAATATTGATGTAAATTTACTCCCTTCAGAACTCCAAGATACAACAACATCTCTTAAAAGCGAACTGAATCAGGATATATCCCGTATGATACTGGTACAAAAGTTCCTTGGAAATTTCGAAGCAATGTATGATGAGTTCAATAAAGGTAACTTCCATGAAATTTTAAAGAAATGGCGTCAGCTTTCCAAAACCATTGGAAGACAGGTAGAAATTAGAAAAGGAACTGAATTTGTCCGTGGGGAAGCCATAGGTGTAAACAGTAAAGGGGCATTGATTTTAGAACTTGATGATGGAACACTCAGAAAGATTATTTCTGGTGAGTGCAGGCATATTTAG